The segment TGTGATATTAGACAGTTCAATGAATATTTGAACATAAACAACTGATACATTTTGTTTCATATGCACAATCAGGTAGGTGTAGGAttaaaaaatatcttaaatttTCCCATGATTAAGAGTACTTTTTAGCAGAACTCTGCATTTCAACAGTACAGTTGCCTTATCCCAGGGGCTGATCTCTCAACTTCAATGAGAGTAAAAAGCAATTAAATTCtaagatttcaaaataaaatcagattttttcatAAATGTTATTTCCCAATTCAAACTGTTGATCATTTATGTTAAAATTTTCATAATGATCCTTCCTTGAAATTGCTGTCCACCCTGTCATAATGGGCTAAATGCACTGTTAAGAAACCACACTTTTCTGCACAACTAACGTACTGCTACGTATTCTTCAGTGGAGGGAAAACTGTGGTAAGCCCAGTGAGTACGTACACTTTGTATTTCATATGTTTCATCACATGTTGATAGATTGATGTGGTCAAGCTTAACATGTCTACCCTGCTGGCTAAAATATGAAAGAGattatgaaactttttttttttcagactatGATTGTAAAATGTTCTGTTCAACAATCCAACACTGTGCTTGATAACAATTAATGTTAAAGATGATCAGTTGCTAACTTGAGCTAAAAATGTCCACCCTGTCATCGTTCATATGACGAACAAGTTATTCACCTCTATGCACAAATGGAGCGTTgtgttagttcaggcagaacactgaagtTCTGCATGCTATCAGCAGCTGTCCAATCCAAACAGCTCATCAGCTGATCAGCTGACTCtcaatcaccaatcacattcaaacaagtcaatgatCTCTGACATCTCACACTGCTGATCATccatgccactgctgctgttgacccaAGTCAATGCAAaagctccctccatctccccaaCCTCCTCCTGCGATTATCTGTACACAGGATGTTGTGCAAGCTATTTCTGAAttatgtctggttgtatgttaTGGTTTTCATATTATTAATGATATGTCTACTATGCCTTGGGGATTTATTGGACTCCCTGCAGAATCTCTCACATTCTGCTTGGATTCATTTGgggagcatcctcaagagcagagccttttccacCAAATACAACTACTGTATAaccatttgttgcaataaatggtccaaactcctttgacttaagtgtctctgactgaacttACAGGTTAAGGTAATGGTTAAGGTTGGGTTCagggttaggcaactaaaacaatccTTATAATAATTCATGTTATCAactgaactcacacacacacacacacacacacacacacagacacacacaattgtGTTTGATGATGACTTGATGATGAAATTTACAGTTATACACTATAATTGTCACATCTGTAACAATAATAGATTTCTTTAAAATTAAACAtgcatttcaatgactgaaGAGCTTATTTCTTTAGAATAATCAGATCAGTTTCCCTTTAAGCATCTGGTAATTTctaaatctattatattgttttACTACAGAATGCAGTCTTAAGGAGTCAGTGTTGAAATGGTTCAAGACATACAGCAGGTCTAAATGGTTTGAATGTGGTATAGTGTTTTGAAGTTTGCTCTATGTGCTTTGGTGCCAATCACAATACGTATCCCTAACCCTGttataataaaattaaatgaacGACAACTGCAATGACACATGAATTTCTGCACCATTTTTATTTACTCGTGTTCATTTTATTGATAGTAAAGGTTAACACTACCCCTATTTAGAAAATACTGCGCAAATGATGTATGTTTGATTAAAAAAGCACACATTTTATACCAAATCATGTGATAAAATGCGATACACTGGTTGCAAACTAAGCAAGTAATTTAGCTAGTACCATACAGGTGAGCAAATGTATGGACAAAACATGTAAATATGATAtcaaaatgatgatgatttattatataGTAGCTGGTCTCCACATAAAGCAAGCAGATCCTAGAACAGGCCATGGGGAATTTTTTATATCACCTTAAAGAAAATATGATATCATAACGTCACGTCGCAGTGGTGAAATGCAGGTGCCAGTGCTGCTGCAGTGTCACATCTCCCACCTGCAGTGCAACATTGAAGCATTAAATTAGCATCAATTAGCACATCCAGTGTGTTTGGCTTGTTAATCCCACCCAGAAGCCCTGACACCAGCACAGAAAGTCTCTTCCTCCGCTGTGTTTGCGTCCCTCGTTCGACCGTTGCCAGCTTTCCTCCTGGTAAAGAGTACTGCAGAATAAAGCAACATGTCCTCATCTGTCTGAGGAAATAAATTGCAAAATGTTATGAGATGTcaacatatacacatgcacactgaaaAATTAATTGCTAAATTTTGGCAACACTTTACATTAAAGGAtatggctggtgtttttaaatacatttcttatcgtcaacaaatcctatgaaaataacaaaatcaacaatgcgtttgctctactcccattactttccaaCTTCCACGTACCCTTTttaagtcattggctccaattgtaagctaataacctttaaatacagctcacaaagacagtttcaattttaaaaatcgttagctgttaccatgaaaagtcaggctgttgtagttattaccaaatcaaattcaaatgggaacaaattcttcattacgccggggactattttcggtgctacggaactactttcctgagatcgcaaacgtgtttacagccggcttattaagttgtttgaggaaaaagtcggccggcccggtgcatcgtgatgatgaaatatgttgcccagagcaacggcatggctctgtgacgtgtttttaatcgtttttttaatacagtgaagttctatggctgctgggacatggcttcattgggcaccggctacatggacgagacttgttagcaaaacaaattcatttgttgacagtaagaaatgcattaaaaaacaccagccttatcctttaagtgttcattaactgaTGTtgactaatgcatttactaacattaataaaaaaaaaaaaagaatagcaacattaacaaagattagtttATCTTAAATGcccatgaacaactgcattaattaatatTGTTCCATGTTcattaataatgttaactacTGCGCTTACTAACATAAaataagcatgaacagtgacaaagatgagttcatattaaatgcacaatgcacaaacatgtataacaatattacttaatgcagtttattgtgcatttaacattaactaatctttgttaatgttgttattcatgtttaaaacATCTTAGTGAATGCAATTAGTTAATATCAATTAATGAAAACTTAATGTTAAGTGTTACCTAATTTTTTTATCAGGTCCATTTCATCTTTAAATCCCCTACCTGCTGACTTTGTTGATCACCACTGGCTGTTGCAGCATTTGTTTGCAGAAGAGTGGAAGCTGGATTATAATATGAAAAATCAAAATCCATCAATAACAATGAACAAAAAAGGAACgacagaaaatgtaatttcataGTTATGCTGACTGATAGGTTGATTGAAAGGCACAGCACTAATGTTAATACAGTGAAGTTAGCTTCAAACAAATACTGTTTGATACAGGTATGAGTAAATTCTATAAATACCTTTGCAGCaattgcatgtttttttcttgatggTGTAAATGAGGAAGGCTATAACAATCACACATACAGCCAATGCAGCGCACAACAATAATAGAATTGCATGCTGGGTCTTCTCTGAATCCCCGAATGACCACATGCTGGCTGCTGAAACATTATGAAAAGGAGCAAATAATTAAAGTTAAAATTAGTAGAATTCAACTTTAATTTTACCCTTTGATAAAATAAGTTACATGAGAAATAAATTATTGGTTATAGTTTATCTTTATGGATTTTATTTGACTCCTGATAGaacattcaaacatacaaatTTCCATATTGAGATGAGCATGATGTAGTTACCTTCAATCTGCAGTTTAGCTCCATTTCCAAACAGGATCTCTCCACATGCAGCCACGGCACAGTAGTAAGTCCCAGCATCAGAGGAGCTGACGTTCTTGCAGAAGCTGTAGACACAGCtgtgtggagcagagggagTCTCAGGACTCTTCTCACATTCATCATGACTGTTTCTATGGGTGTAGATGATGTTTGGATGAGATTCGTCTGATCCGGCTCTGAACCAGAACACACTGTGTTCTCCTGGACAGATCCTGGTCTGTGGATCAGAGAGGACTGAACACTGGAGAGTCACAGAGTCTCCTGGATGGACCGACTTAGATGGAAAGACTTGAA is part of the Centroberyx gerrardi isolate f3 chromosome 16, fCenGer3.hap1.cur.20231027, whole genome shotgun sequence genome and harbors:
- the LOC139912505 gene encoding signal-regulatory protein beta-2-like, with the protein product MLFIFCMLFVLRIGYCTDDQIFVTKTAHVGETVTLTCIRDNFLHSGTLFWIRLVAGNLPEVLGATFTFDYDAVNETPRITAKQEPGQFVLHITKTKTIDTAFYYCIRVEQRSMRFLNATFLRIKGQEPNITAVQVFPSKSVHPGDSVTLQCSVLSDPQTRICPGEHSVFWFRAGSDESHPNIIYTHRNSHDECEKSPETPSAPHSCVYSFCKNVSSSDAGTYYCAVAACGEILFGNGAKLQIEEKTQHAILLLLCAALAVCVIVIAFLIYTIKKKTCNCCKASTLLQTNAATASGDQQSQQTDEDMLLYSAVLFTRRKAGNGRTRDANTAEEETFCAGVRASGWD